The Klebsiella sp. RIT-PI-d genomic sequence GATCAGCGCATCGGCACGCGCGATTTTTTGCAGCAGCTTTGGCGGCAGCGGGGACATATCCTGCGTCCCCATGTGAATACTGCCGACCAGGTGAAACTCGCGGCCGCCGGGCAGAGAAATGTCCTGCGCAGGCCAGCTGTAGGTATTGCCGCGCAGCGTATGCCACAACGTTTTTAATCGGTGAAACAGGCTCATACATACTCCGCTGGCGCAAAATCCTATGCTAGCGTGCGGCGGCCCGGCGCGCAAACCGGAGCGCGAATTACCTTTTTGGCGTAAAGCGCAGTAGCCGGTTGGCATTGCTGACCACCGTAATGGACGACAGCGCCATCGCCGCGCCAGCCACAACCGGATTGAGTAGCGTCCCGGTGAGCGGCCACAGGATCCCGGCAGCAACCGGAATACCCAGCGAGTTATAAATAAACGCGCCGACCAGGTTTTGCTTCATATTACGCAGCGTGGCGCGCGAGATAGCCAGCGCATCGGCCACGCCCATCAGGCTATGGCGCATCAGCGTAATGGCAGCCGTTTCAATGGCCACGTCGCTGCCGCCGCCCATCGCGATACCGACTTCCGCCTGCGCCAGAGCCGGGGCATCGTTGATCCCGTCACCAATCATGGCCACCTGCCGGCCTTCGCGTTGTAAATTCGCAATGGCCTGCGCTTTACCGTCTGGCAGAACGCCTGCGATCACCTCATCAATTCCGGCCTCTTTGGCGATCGCAGCGGCAGTGGTCTGGTTGTCACCGGTCAGCATCACCAGCCGGTATCCAGCCTGGTGTAAACGCACCAGCGCGGCGACGCTGTCCGAACGCAGCGGATCGCGGATGGCGAGAAGGGCGGCTAGCTGGCCGTCAATCGCCAGTAGCACCGGCGTTGCGCCCTGCAAGGCCTGGGCATGGATTTCATCATCCAGTTCGTCTGTCGCAATATTGTGTTGCTTCATCAGCGCCACATTTCCCAGCAGCAGCGTATGTTCCTGCGTCCTGCCGCTTACGCCAAGCCCGCGCAGGGTGCGGAAATCACTTATTTGCGGCAACGTCAGGTCCTGAGCCTTATCAAGGATGGCACGCGCCAGCGGATGACCTGAGCCCTGCTCCAGGGCAGCTGCCAGCCTCAGCGCCTGGGCCTCATCAACGTCGCCCACGGTATTCACCGCCGTAACCTGCGGTTTTCCTTCCGTCAGGGTGCCGGTTTTATCGAAAACCAGCGTATCCAGCGAACTGGCGCGCTGAAGAGCGTCAGCATCACGAACCAGGACGCCAAATTCAGCCGCGCGTCCGACGCCGGAAATTATCGACATCGGCGTTGCCAGCCCGAGCGCGCAGGGGCAGGCGATAATCAGTACGGTGGTGGCGATCACCAGCGTATACACTATTTGCGGTGCAGGGCCGAAAAAATACCAGATAGCGGCGCTAAACAGGGCAATGGCCACCACTACCGGCACAAAAATAGCGGAGATTTTATCGGCCAGCTGGCCAATTTGTGGCTTGCTGCTTTGCGCCTGGCGTACCATGCGAATAATGCGGGCCAGCGTCGTCTGGCTTCCCACGGCGCTGGCGGTAAACAGCACGCTGCCATCCTGCACTACGGTGCCTGCATGAACATCATCATCGATGCTTTTTTGCTGCGGCACCGGTTCACCGGTAAGCATCGCTTCATCCAGCCAGGCATCGCCCTGAGTGATTTTACCGTCCACCGGCACCCGATCGCCGGTGGTCAGGCGCAACGTCATACCTGGGGTAACCGCCGACAGCGGCAGATCGTCTTCGCCCCGGTCGGTGACCACCCGGGCAGTTGCCGGCGTCAGGTCGAGCAGTTTTTCCAGCGCTTTAGACGAGCGCTGGCGCGCCCGGGCTTCAAGCATATGACCGAGGTTTATCAGACCGATAATCATCGCGCTGGCTTCATAATAGAGGTGGCGTGCTTCCATCGGGAACCACTGCGGCCACAGATTGACGCTCATGGAGTAGAGCCAGGCAACGCCGGTACCCAGCGCGACCAGCGTATCCATGGTCGCCGTGCGGTTAAGCAGACTTTTCCATGCGCTGCGATAAAAGTGCCCACCGGCAAAAACCATTACCGCGAGCGTGGCAAGACCTATGGCCAGCCACAGGCTGCGGTTATCGTCAGTGACCATCATATTGTCACCGAACATCCCCCAGACCATCACTGGAATACCCAGGGCGAGGGCGAGGGCCGCCTGCCAGCGAAAACGTTTTACGGTGGCGACGGCGGTTTGCTGCTGACGCTCCCGGCGCTTAAGGTCATCTTCGATGGCTTCTGCCCCGTAGCCTGCCTTTTCCACCGCCTGCACTAATTCAGCGGCGGACGCACTGCCGGTAACCAGCGCCGTGCGTTCCGCCAGATTGACCCGTGCCTGGGTGACGCCCGGAACAGCCTGCAGTGCTTTCTGGAC encodes the following:
- the copA gene encoding copper-exporting P-type ATPase CopA, translating into MSHIIDLTLDGLSCGHCVKRVKESLEQRPDVELAEVTITDARVTGSASADALIDTIKQAGYGAELSHPKAKPLAESSIPSEALTAVSSKLPDARADDDSLQLLLSGMSCASCVSRVQKALQAVPGVTQARVNLAERTALVTGSASAAELVQAVEKAGYGAEAIEDDLKRRERQQQTAVATVKRFRWQAALALALGIPVMVWGMFGDNMMVTDDNRSLWLAIGLATLAVMVFAGGHFYRSAWKSLLNRTATMDTLVALGTGVAWLYSMSVNLWPQWFPMEARHLYYEASAMIIGLINLGHMLEARARQRSSKALEKLLDLTPATARVVTDRGEDDLPLSAVTPGMTLRLTTGDRVPVDGKITQGDAWLDEAMLTGEPVPQQKSIDDDVHAGTVVQDGSVLFTASAVGSQTTLARIIRMVRQAQSSKPQIGQLADKISAIFVPVVVAIALFSAAIWYFFGPAPQIVYTLVIATTVLIIACPCALGLATPMSIISGVGRAAEFGVLVRDADALQRASSLDTLVFDKTGTLTEGKPQVTAVNTVGDVDEAQALRLAAALEQGSGHPLARAILDKAQDLTLPQISDFRTLRGLGVSGRTQEHTLLLGNVALMKQHNIATDELDDEIHAQALQGATPVLLAIDGQLAALLAIRDPLRSDSVAALVRLHQAGYRLVMLTGDNQTTAAAIAKEAGIDEVIAGVLPDGKAQAIANLQREGRQVAMIGDGINDAPALAQAEVGIAMGGGSDVAIETAAITLMRHSLMGVADALAISRATLRNMKQNLVGAFIYNSLGIPVAAGILWPLTGTLLNPVVAGAAMALSSITVVSNANRLLRFTPKR